A segment of the Hymenobacter psoromatis genome:
GTACGCGGCCCCTTGGTCGCGATAGAATACGCCTTGCCGCGATAGGTTCTCATTCGCCTGTACGGCTTCCTGCCACTCGGCCTTTGGCACCCGCGAAAACATGCCCGTAAACCAGAGCATCAGCAGCACGATAAGCAAGGGCCCGAGGGCGACCACGGCGGTTACGGGCCAGTCAGCCAGCCAATCAATCGCCACCTGCTTTGGAATTCGCTGGGCGGTTGCACTCAACTTCGCCTCGGCGGCCTCGACCGCTGCCAGACGCTTATCTAACTCCTGATAGAGCAGCTTTAACCGCTCATCTAAGGAGTTAACTAGTTCATGGCCTGTATCTTGAAAAGCTTTAGCCTGCACGTCCACCTGCCCTAGCAGTAGCTGGACTATCTCCTCGCTGTCCACGTTCAGCGTCAGGGGCCGGTCCCGCTCGGCCAGCTTCACCAGGGCTTCTACCTGGCCTTTGGTGGCCGGCAAGTCCCGTTTGTTGTAGGCGCGTAGCTCCTGGGCAATGCGCTCAATCTCGGCCATTAGAATGGTTACGCCATTCGTGGGGGCCGCTGGGGGGGTTGGATTCATAACCAAAGGGAAGAAATTACGTGATTCCGTAGCCGCCGCTGCGCTCAATGCTGGGTTGCGGGGGTTTGGGTGTCTGTTCTAGTCGCGTGCGCTCCTGAGCCTGTTTCTCGGCTTCCTGGGCCTGTTTCTCGGCCTGCTCCTTCTGCGCGGCGTACTCGCGGCCGAATGCTTCCAATTCCAGCGCCATCCGGTGCTGGCCGTACTGTTGGCCGGCCGCGCCCACCTCTGCCCGCTGCTGCTGCACCTGGTCCTGCTGCGCCTCGATGGTCTTCGCCAGATTGTTGCCGCTGTATGCCCGGCCCAACTCGCTGCCTTTCAAGTGGTGGCCCTCGTACTCGAACACCACGGCCTGCAATTTTTCCTTCTGGTAGGTCGCCTGCACCCCGATACCGTCCCGCTGCATCGCCGCCGTTAGCTCCTCGGGGCTCGTGGCGTGGGGCAAGTGCCGGCTCAGCGCGTCCTGCACGTACAGTTTGGCCGCCGCCCGCGCCGGCAGGTCCTCCCGCCCGGCGCGGCGGTTGTCCTGGCTCACCTCCTGAGCGCTGACCAGGCCGTACTGCTTTTCCAGTTTGCGACACGCCTCCAGACTATTGCGGTAGTTGTGCTGGTCGCTCACCGTGGCCCCCTCGTTGTCTACCCGGTTGACAATCAGGTGGGCGTGTGGGTGGTCCTTATCGCGGTGGCGCACCAGGGCCCACTGCGTCCCTTCCGGGTCCACTTTCATGGCCTTCAGGTAGGCGCGGGCTATTTCCTCCATTCGCTCGTTGCTCAGCTGCG
Coding sequences within it:
- a CDS encoding relaxase/mobilization nuclease domain-containing protein, which produces MIGKVKIGKSFGGICTYVFGEEKGAEVLATEGVRDTSAAHMAADFNAQRELNPNLGKAVMHVALAWPAEEKAQLSNERMEEIARAYLKAMKVDPEGTQWALVRHRDKDHPHAHLIVNRVDNEGATVSDQHNYRNSLEACRKLEKQYGLVSAQEVSQDNRRAGREDLPARAAAKLYVQDALSRHLPHATSPEELTAAMQRDGIGVQATYQKEKLQAVVFEYEGHHLKGSELGRAYSGNNLAKTIEAQQDQVQQQRAEVGAAGQQYGQHRMALELEAFGREYAAQKEQAEKQAQEAEKQAQERTRLEQTPKPPQPSIERSGGYGIT